One Dromiciops gliroides isolate mDroGli1 chromosome 3, mDroGli1.pri, whole genome shotgun sequence DNA segment encodes these proteins:
- the LOC122749132 gene encoding interferon-induced very large GTPase 1-like: protein MSTPEDNDDEPHHGRRDLEKKLRELGLDPQYWVPKLQECLGVTSAQALQHLQQREILTLKSQAKHPWEKQALEKLVQLSSNQGSEEMQEKHWVTVKERQEWAQSALKDLKEMQEAGKSRQEELVRKKEEELRQAMEIPPKYWPLPEKPLMEVIESMKRHLSLMECTLSHRENLPDRELLKQVSGGLALQGIYQTNHPEDLLEKREELISLPENFSLLSPEQGTRMETKEFLSSHEESMFTQSMEKLGFSVSFLAKGGGWGFTLEGSTSATRSSESREAHKSSSEHTYSCTTKFSYIPLASCHFARDQLHLSKSALQELKQLEELLSLSSGSESLQVLRQRCEAFFQRFGSHVNQGPLHLGGVFWWKAVAEGFRSEELHDVKRQASEALDVYIGGSYSGFGVTAAASVNASNSQSQMASHNTRSTNLQGRFQMSVYQTGGPPEVDSLPQWKAGLVASNQTWCVIDRGHHLVPVWDIILSNHRQDFQDPLRVSRYLKDTYTTLTGRCARIQDGEELVSAVENAKAFVEEVKSWEITDPQEKLMKMMDFMQKLSEKTRNNNTWINICLKDLALQQFLVGIVNLCKDFPVHESKFIKSQLHSLLYPHVYQVRDFPQSHSIMQWVFHSAKQQEDIPVTEFTDFIQLLEKAKNDLLEVNHNSEFSGEVEETQRNVTYKISSSLSSFLKALKQAEESGTHLLLLSFAAAAGYKEETQTFHCLLGCEELNFLLCEMKEAHETYQKLNKDCGYRAQGFLLFTGLTVSPGPSAVSAEEKKQRLELMQSHMGHLWCKEVLHVLGKPRVQHDWETLEKDLNFLIRGEYEATVTCIQLEQVKKELESVSQRKKKTHQPEPSPTKQHEVIENSNFLDLAKRLGLECYYPRKMGRADFHMIYKASVHDTQPDTDKQLPFYFLQKLLMLDYRLRYLVCKDDGDSVATGTNLTNLEDEISDPYSLFECDDIPSLFLSTGKAHIHPMDTQMMIFHCADDFMRQYISNKLSICQFALPLVVPNPCTSVIEFPLWSLSHVKRSWRQVKKSEGEDTVLNFNNQLISQASIPIVSFIRVVNSAASSKSQILNSLLSKHKHDAFFHRHCRGSSKSCLLMGGVVEISWFCPGGRDEDRFESCVAFTNLHGDAKDYEPQLRFLLEIAAVTVVLVSTSDKSERTTKIVRDLWKSPKPLVCLFDDKEKTVGNDSGQKVMIGIRNRNEAELMDELASVINSLLKSSGPFRSLEDCAEVARQHGFLVDVDRKECQEAKGKAQALVALMKEMKLSEMKEKLLPLQGELWHQWCKKDKELCHLREKGNRSLEQHKSEIETEKQIIRQKQLKMAFPLNDLMRSVLQILLSHSEKDKSSDLYFLQWLSKFMDNLTRGHLEKLQKKYSQLWSLVLAENQKGSKSDSLQSHQMELEAVSKEIKDSSLGIEHLLREVGQIYEALEESSSQGDPVFFSLPQIAADLMLSGYPLELMDGDASYVPLKWVAAVFDRLIEKIGDKKLFVLSVLGLQSTGKSTLLNAMFGLQFNVSAGRCTRGAYMQLLKVEETLREELGFGFVLVVDTEGLRAPELSSKSQNRDNELATFVIGLANLTLINIFGENPSEMQDILQIAVQAFLRMKQVNISPSCLFVHQNVGEITAKDQNVEGRRRLQQRLDEMAAMAAEQEQCSDITCFSDVIRFDVNTHVHYFAHLWEGDPPMAPPNPSYSHNIQELKRGILLAAKKESKGRILKMSEVKILIHDLWKALVNENFIFSFRNTREIVAMMKLEAMYNNWTWNLRSHVLGLQNQLTNQIQNGEIQDLSRSSIEDNIAEKYEAIMQELERYFDEDEENEILIQWKGNFENKLRNLKEALVSESIRKSNDFLSSRKSQDKLDQKKSEYEKELLLRSRGMALSLMGKELSEEQLRERFSLLWSEWVYEVSSNSPRLKDPNIDIDLENVFLDHFKQKHNVVSKLREYSQRKKFFIDYDKHILMKKKYKVYRPSIDDSDKMTIKQTTEDIMSLVTETIETYSRMGRDYHISYFHEILRLIDKNTDSASEEARYTFTHEYKIDLSLCLCYRAAVNFRDMHTAFKKAQDPVTYLENKREDFFICFKISCQGATSITAFADFLWSKLSASLPTAIWKKIALDLAGEIRANCPPFSGNRSNLEKHILISLAEEENFENYCDYIYKPKAFLKNYIEKKIQAYCLSRENEKLKNFLSNSLEFFKKVILSAIHESTLMAKDQNNSASVWLDKLCNQLGRHLTLPRGDLRSIEHQEITDIEFLKEAMNEHLDTRMQKVGQACEVEFMEKVVPEIQAMLSDQLSGCWKQCPFCKAICTNTIPDHDGEHSVPFHRSQAVNSYRWENTDEFSLDFCTSNVASEILFILPDGRRFPYKTYRQAGGEYATWNITPDTSAQPYWKWFVWFFKSQLEQKHNLKFKGRGQIPDAWYRVTKQDVLNDLNKQ, encoded by the coding sequence ATGTCTACACCagaggataatgatgatgaacCACACCATGGAAGAAGAGACCTGGAGAAGAAGTTGAGAGAATTGGGACTGGATCCTCAGTACTGGGTGCCTAAGCTGCAGGAATGCCTGGGTGTGACCTCTGCCCAGGCTTTACAACACTTACAACAGAGGGAAATCCTGACACTGAAATCCCAGGCCAAACATCCATGGGAGAAACAGGCATTGGAGAAACTTGTTCAGCTGTCAAGCAACCAGGGCTCAGAGGAGATGCAAGAGAAACACTGGGTGACAGTGAAGGAGAGACAAGAGTGGGCACAGTCAGCCTTAAAGGACCTTAAGGAGATGCAGGAAGCAGGCAAAAGCCGCCAGGAAGAGCttgtgaggaagaaagaagaggagctgAGGCAGGCCATGGAGATCCCACCCAAGTACTGGCCCCTTCCTGAGAAACCCCTAATGGAGGTCATAGAAAGCATGAAGAGGCACCTCAGTCTCATGGAATGCACACTCTCCCACAGGGAGAATCTTCCTGACAGGGAGCTCCTCAAACAGGTGTCAGGTGGCCTAGCCCTGCAGGGGATTTACCAAACCAACCACCCTGAGGATcttttggagaagagagaagaactgATCAGCCTCCCAGAGAACTTCTCTCTGCTTAGCCCAGAACAGGGAACAAGGATGGAAACAAAGGAGTTTTTGTCTTCTCATGAAGAGTCCATGTTTACCCAAAGCATGGAGAAATTGGGCTTCAGTGTTAGCTTCTTGGCTAAAGGTGGAGGTTGGGGATTTACCCTGGAGGGCAGCACCAGTGCCACCAGATCTTCTGAGTCTAGAGAGGCCCATAAGTCAAGCTCTGAGCACACTTACAGCTGTACCACCAAATTCAGCTATATCCCATTAGCCTCCTGCCACTTTGCAAGAGATCAGCTCCACCTTTCCAAGTCAGCTCTGCAAGAGTTAAAGCAGCTGGAGGAGCTTCTGAGCCTCTCCAGTGGTTCAGAATCCCTTCAAGTACTGAGGCAGAGATGTGAGGCATTTTTCCAAAGGTTTGGCTCTCATGTGAACCAGGGCCCTTTGCACTTGGGAGGGGTATTCTGGTGGAAAGCTGTAGCTGAAGGCTTCAGGTCAGAGGAGCTGCATGATGTGAAGAGACAAGCTTCAGAGGCACTAGATGTGTACATTGGAGGCAGCTACAGTGGTTTTGGAGTGACAGCTGCAGCCTCAGTAAATGCATCAAACTCTCAGTCCCAAATGGCTTCTCACAATACAAGGTCCACTAATTTGCAAGGAAGATTCCAAATGTCTGTATACCAAACAGGAGGCCCCCCAGAGGTGGATTCTCTCCCACAGTGGAAAGCTGGTCTTGTGGCCAGTAACCAGACCTGGTGTGTCATTGACAGAGGCCATCACCTAGTGCCTGTTTGGGACATAATTCTGTCTAACCATAGACAAGATTTTCAGGATCCTCTTCGAGTGAGTCGCTACCTCAAAGACACTTACACAACCCTGACTGGCCGATGTGCAAGGATCCAGGATGGAGAGGAGTTAGTGAGTGCAGTGGAGAATGCCAAGGCTTTTGTAGAAGAAGTGAAATCCTGGGAAATCACTGATCCTCAGGAGAAGCTGATGAAAATGATGGATTTCATGCAAAAACTGAGTGAGAAAactaggaataataatacctggaTTAATATCTGTCTCAAAGACCTGGCTCTGCAGCAGTTCTTGGTGGGAATTGTCAACCTTTGCAAGGACTTCCCAGTTCATGAAAGTAAATTCATTAAATCTCAGTTACATAGCCTTCTGTATCCTCATGTGTATCAAGTGAGAGACTTCCCACAGAGTCACTCAATTATGCAGTGGGTTTTCCACTCAGCAAAGCAGCAAGAAGATATCCCTGTCACAGAGTTTACTGATTTCATTCAGCTCTTAGAAAAGGCAAAGAATGACCTTCTTGAAGTAAATCACAACTCAGAGTTCTCAGGAGAGGTGGAAGAAACTCAAAGAAATGTGACTTATAAGATCAGTTCCTCTCTCAGCTCCTTTCTGAAGGCCTTGAAACAGGCAGAGGAGTCAGGCACACACTTACTGCTACTTTCCTTTGCAGCTGCTGCAGGGTACAAGGAGGAAACCCAAACCTTCCACTGTCTCCTAGGATGTGAAGAATTAAATTTCTTGTTATGTGAAATGAAAGAAGCTCATGAAACATACCAGAAACTTAATAAGGACTGTGGCTATAGGGCTCAAGGGTTCCTACTGTTCACAGGGCTGACAGTAAGTCCTGGACCTAGTGCTGTGTCtgcagaagaaaagaagcaacGTTTGGAGCTTATGCAATCTCACATGGGGCACTTGTGGTGCAAAGAAGTGCTTCATGTCCTTGGGAAACCCAGGGTGCAGCATGATTGGGAAACTCTGGAgaaagacctcaatttcctcatcaggggAGAATATGAAGCTACAGTGACCTGTATACAGCTGGAACAGGTGAAAAAAGAGCTGGAAAGTGtctctcagagaaagaaaaagacacatCAACCAGAACCAAGTCCCACCAAACAGCATGAAGTGATAGAAAATTCCAACTTTCTAGACTTAGCCAAGAGGCTTGGTCTGGAATGTTACTATCCCAGGAAGATGGGCCGAGCAGATTTCCATATGATTTACAAGGCCTCTGTGCATGACACTCAGCCAGACACAGACAAGCAATTGCCCTTTTATTTCCTACAGAAGCTGCTGATGCTGGATTACAGACTGAGATACTTGGTTTGTAAAGATGATGGAGACTCAGTGGCCACTGGGACAAATCTGACAAATCTTGAGGATGAGATTTCAGATCCTTATTCTTTGTTTGAATGTGATGATATACCCTCTCTCTTCTTGTCCACAGGAAAGGCCCACATCCACCCAATGGACACCCAGATGATGATTTTTCACTGTGCAGATGATTTCATGAGACAGTACATTTCCAACAAACTTTCCATTTGTCAATTTGCTCTCCCCCTTGTGGTGCCCAATCCCTGTACTTCTGTAATAGAATTCCCCCTCTGGTCTCTCAGCCATGTCAAGAGAAGCTGGAGACAGGTGAAGAAATCAGAGGGAGAAGACACAGTCCTTAATTTCAATAACCAGCTCATCTCCCAGGCATCCATCCCCATTGTGTCCTTTATAAGAGTTGTGAATTCTGCTGCTTCTTCCAAATCTCAGATCTTAAACTCTCTGCTGAGTAAGCACAAACATGATGCTTTTTTCCACCGTCACTGCAGAGGCAGCAGCAAATCCTGCCTCCTAATGGGAGGTGTAGTAGaaatctcctggttctgtccaggggggagagatgaagacagatttgaaagcTGTGTTGCCTTCACTAATCTCCATGGAGATGCCAAAGATTATGAGCCACAGCTCAGATTTCTGCTGGAAATTGCTGCAGTCACAGTGGTCCTAGTGTCTACTTCTGATAAAAGTGAGAGGACCACCAAAATAGTTCGGGACCTGTGGAAATCACCAAAACCTTTGGTCTGTTTATTTGATGACAAAGAAAAGACTGTGGGCAATGATTCTGGCCAGAAAGTGATGATTGGGATCAGGAATAGAAATGAGGCTGAATTAATGGATGAACTTGCAAGTGTCATCAATAGCTTGCTGAAGTCTTCAGGTCCCTTTCGTAGTCTAGAGGACTGTGCTGAAGTTGCTCGCCAGCATGGCTTTCTTGTAGATGTAGACAGGAAGGAGTGTCAGGAGGCCAAGGGAAAAGCACAGGCTTTGGTGGCCCtcatgaaagaaatgaaattgtcTGAAATGAAGGAGAAATTACTGCCCCTTCAAGGAGAGCTTTGGCACCAGTGGTGTAAGAAGGATAAGGAGCTTTGTCACTTGAGAGAAAAGGGCAACCGAAGCCTTGAACAGCACAAAAGTGAGATtgagacagaaaaacaaataataagaCAAAAACAACTTAAGATGGCATTTCCCCTCAATGACTTGATGAGATCTGTGCTTCAAATCCTCCTGTCTCACTCAGAGAAAGACAAGAGCAGTGATCTGTACTTCCTGCAGTGGTTGAGTAAGTTTATGGACAACCTGACCAGAGGTCACCTGGAGAAACTCCAGAAGAAGTACAGCCAATTGTGGTCCCTGGTGCTGGCAGAAAACCAAAAGGGATCAAAGAGTGACTCTTTGCAATCCCACCAAATGGAACTAGAAGCTGtctccaaggagatcaaagattCCTCCTTGGGTATTGAACACCTCCTGAGAGAGGTTGGCCAAATCTATGAAGCACTGGAAGAATCTTCCTCCCAAGGGGACCCTGtgttcttctcccttcctcaaatTGCTGCTGACCTGATGCTTTCTGGGTACCCTCTTGAGCTGATGGATGGGGATGCTTCCTATGTACCTCTGAAGTGGGTAGCAGCTGTTTTTGACAGATTAATTGAGAAAATTGGAGACAAGAAGCTCTTTGTTCTCTCTGTCCTTGGCCTCCAAAGCACAGGGAAGTCCACTCTGCTGAATGCTATGTTTGGCCTCCAGTTTAATGTGAGTGCAGGGAGATGCACAAGAGGAGCTTACATGCAGTTGCTGAAGGTGGAGGAGACCCTGAGGGAAGAGCTGGGTTTTGGCTTTGTCCTTGTGGTTGACACAGAAGGGCTCCGGGCCCCAGAACTCAGCAGTAAATCACAGAATAGGGACAATGAGCTGGCAACCTTTGTTATTGGACTTGCAAACCTGACCTTGATCAACATATTTGGAGAGAATCCTTCAGAAATGCAAGACATCTTGCAAATTGCTGTCCAGGCCTTTCTGAGAATGAAACAAGTGAACATTTCCCCAAGCTGTCTCTTTGTGCATCAGAATGTAGGGGAAATCACTGCCAAAGATCAaaatgtggaaggaagaaggCGACTGCAGCAGAGACTGGATGAAATGGCAGCCATGGCTGCAGAACAGGAACAATGCTCAGATATCACCTGCTTCAGTGATGTCATTCGTTTTGATGTAAACACCCATGTCCATTACTTTGCTCATCTATGGGAAGGGGATCCTCCAATGGCCCCACCCAATCCCAGTTATAGCCACAACATCCAGGAACTAAAAAGAGGAATTCTCTTGGCTGCCAAAAAAGAATCCAAGGGCAGGATCCTGAAGATGTCTGAGGTGAAAATCCTCATCCACGATTTGTGGAAAGCCTTAGTGAATGAAAATTTCATCTTCAGCTTTAGGAATACCAGGGAGATCGTGGCCATGATGAAGCTTGAGGCAATGTATAACAACTGGACCTGGAATTTAAGAAGTCATGTGTTGGGTTTGCAGAACCAACTGACCAATCAGATTCAGAATGGAGAAATTCAGGATCTCTCGAGAAGTTCTATTGAGGATAACATTGCAGAAAAATATGAAGCCATCATGCAAGAACTTGAAAGGTActttgatgaagatgaagaaaatgaaatcctGATCCAGTGGAAGGGAAACTTTGAGAACAAACTGAGAAACCTTAAGGAGGCACTTGTTTCAGAAAGTATTAGAAAGTCCAATGATTTCCTTAGTTCAAGGAAAAGTCAAGACAAACTAGATCAAAAGAAATCAGAATATGAAAAAGAACTGTTGTTAAGAAGCAGAGGTATGGCCCTGTCTTTAATGGGTAAAGAATTAAGTGAGGAGCAGCTGAGAGAGAGATTCAGTCTACTTTGGAGTGAGTGGGTCTATGAAGTGTCCTCAAATTCCCCTCGTTTGAAAGACCCCAATATTGATATAGATTTGGAAAATGTCTTTCTGGACCATTTTAAACAGAAGCACAATGTGGTAAGCAAACTACGAGAgtattcccaaaggaaaaaatttttcattgattatgataaacatattttaatgaagaagaaatataaagtttACAGGCCCTCCATAGATGACAGCGATAAGATGACCATAAAGCAAACTACTGAAGACATTATGTCATTGGTCACTGAAACCATTGAAACCTATTCAAGAATGGGAAGGGATTATCATATAAGCTACTTCCATGAAATACTGAGATTGATAGACAAGAACACTGATTCTGCATCTGAAGAGGCAAGGTACACATTTACACATGAATATAAAATAGATTTGTCCTTATGTTTGTGCTATAGAGCAGCAGTTAACTTTAGGGATATGCACACAGCATTCAAGAAAGCACAGGATCCTGTCACATATCTGGAAAACAAGAGAGAGGATTTCTTTATATGTTTTAAGATTTCCTGTCAAGGGGCAACCTCCATCacagcatttgctgatttcctatGGAGCAAGCTCAGTGCTTCCCTACCTACAGCCATCTGGAAAAAGATAGCCCTAGACCTAGCTGGGGAGATCAGGGCTAACTGTCCCCCCTTCAGTGGAAACAGATCCAACCTGGAGAAACACATTCTCATCTCTCTGgctgaggaagaaaattttgagaATTATTGTGACTACATTTACAAGCCAAAagcttttttaaagaattacattgAGAAAAAGATCCAAGCATACTGTTTAAgtagagaaaatgagaaattgaaGAATTTTTTAAGTAATAGTTTGGAATTTTTTAAGAAAGTCATCCTCTCTGCTATTCATGAGTCAACTCTGATGGCTAAGGACCAAAACAATTCTGCATCTGTGTGGCTAGACAAATTGTGTAATCAGCTTGGGCGTCATTTGACCCTTCCAAGAGGAGACTTAAGAAGCATTGAACACCAGGAGATAACTGACATTGAATTCCTCAAGGAAGCCATGAATGAACACCTGGATACCAGGATGCAAAAGGTAGGACAGGCCTGTGAAGTGGAATTCATGGAGAAAGTTGTACCTGAGATTCAGGCCATGCTCTCTGATCAGCTCAGTGGCTGTTGGAAGCAATGTCCCTTTTGCAAGGCAATCTGTACAAACACAATCCCAGATCATGATGGGGAGCACAGTGTCCCTTTCCATCGTTCTCAGGCTGTCAATTCCTACAGATGGGAAAACACAGATGAGTTTTCCCTTGATTTCTGTACTAGTAATGTAGCAAGTGAAATTCTCTTTATTCTTCCAGATGGCAGGAGATTCCCATATAAGACTTATCGTCAGGCAGGTGGCGAATATGCCACATGGAACATCACTCCAGACACATCAGCCCAGCCATACTGGaaatggtttgtttggtttttcaagTCACAATTAGAACAAAAACATAATCTCAAGTTCAAGGGCAGAGGTCAGATTCCTGATGCATGGTACAGAGTGACCAAGCAAGATGTGCTGAATGACCTGAATAAACAATAA